The following nucleotide sequence is from Vanrija pseudolonga chromosome 4, complete sequence.
CGGCAACATCTCGCTCACTCAGGGCCGGCGTCGCAATGGCTCGAGGCCTTGCCCCTCGGCAACGGCTCCCTTGGGGCCATGGTTTTCGGCGGGCCTCTGCGAGAACGGATCGCGCTCAACGAAGCCACGCTGTGGTCCGGCAGCCCGCGCAACGAGCGTGAGGCGGCCATCCCAGCCGAGGTGGCCCAGCCTGCCATTTCCGACGCGCGAAAGGCCACTCTGGAGCGCAGGTTTGCCGACGCGACGGCTGCTGTCCAGAAGCTCCAGAGCCGATACTCGCAGTGCTTCCTCCCCCTGGGCGACTTGGAGCTTGAGTTGAAGACTGGGGATGGTGACAAAGTGGCCGACTatgcccgcgcgctcgacctcgaccgcggGCTTCACACGGCCAGCTACACGCTCAACGGAGCAAAGGTTCGATGGACGACGCTGGTCAGCCACCCGGACAACGTACTGCAGGTGGTGATCGAGTCGGACGTCGCCGTGGACATTAGCGCGAGCTTCAAGAGCCAGCTGAGGTCGGTTGATCTGGTCGAGGCTTCCACCCCCCGCCGTCTGGTCCGCGCGGTCCGCGCACCGAGCGACTGCCCCCCGCCtcacgagcccgaggagggcgTCACCTGGTCCAACGCTCCGGGCGACGCCATGCGcgcggctgtcgtcgtcggttgGACGCACGATGGgcaggacggcgagggtATGTCTGCAACCGACGTGCGGAGTCTCACTCTcgttctcgccgccgccacgaccttcaacggcgcgcgcgagctcccCTGGTCCGACCCCGCTTCTGCCatcgcggcggcagctgcgcgTGTCGACGCTGGGCtagctgccggcgccgctgctgtcaCATCCCGCCATGAGACAGACTACAGCGCGCTATTCTCTCGCGTGACCCTCTCTCTGCCtgggcgcgcgctcgactcgacccTATTCGACTACGGCCGATACCTCCTCATTgccggctcgcgcggccCCATTCCCATGACGCTCCAGGGGCTCTGGAACCACCACCTCCGTGCGCCGTGGTCGTCAAATTACACCACCAACATCAACCTGCAGATGAACTACTGGGGCGCACATGCTGCCAGTCTCCCCGAGACGGCCGACACGCTGTTCGACTtcatcgacgacctggccgcGGCTGGATCCGAGACGGCACGCAGGCTGTATGGCGCCAACGGATGGGTCGCGCACCATAACGCTGACATATGGGCGTACACTTCTCCTGTGGGCCTGGGTCGTGCTTCCCCGCAGTGGGCATTCTGGCCGTTCGCCGGCGCGTGGTTGTGCTTCGCGCTTGTCGAGCATGTGCGCCACGGTGCCAGCCCCGAGTTTGTTAAGACTCGTGCTCTGCCTGCAATCCGGGGCGCGATGTCCTTCCTGCTCGACTGGgtggttgtcgtcgacggtgTGGCGACCACAGCGCCATCCACGTCGCCAGAAAACACATTCATCCCCGACGGCTCCGAACAGTCATTTGCAGTCGGCCGGTCGTCGACCTGTGACCTGGCGCtgacggccgagctcggccaagCGCTGTTGGACCTCACGGCAGCGGTTGGGCTGCCTGACGATGAAGTGACAATGTCGACACGCAAGCTGTTGCCTACCATCCCCAAGGCTGTGGcgggccgcgacggcctcgtgccCGAGTGGGCCGATGACGACCCACAGGCCGAGCCGCTGCACCGGCACATctcccacctcgtcggcctgtACCCCGGCacgacgctgcgcgagccCGAACAACtcaaggctgctgctgcgagccTCGATGACCGAGGGGACGACTCGACGGGCTGGTCATTGGTTTGgaagctcgccgcccgcgcgagGCTACGCGACAATGCCGCTGTCGACCGactcctcgagctcatcttccgcgacgccgacatggaGGAGGGTGACGAAGACTttgagcagcgcggcggcctgtaCCCCAACCTGTTCTCGGCTCACCCTCCATTCCAAATCGATGGCAACCTGGGATATGTGGCCGGagtcgccgaggtgctcgttCAGAGCCATGAGGACGGCATCATTGTCCTTGCAGCAGCACTACCAGCAGCCTGGCCCAGTGGAAGCGTCAAGGGACTGGTGGCTCGCCCGGGGGTCACCGTTGACTTGGCATGGGAGGCAGGGAAGCTGGTCGAGGCTAGCCTTTCAGCTCAGTCCGATGCTGCCCGTCGCCAACTGCAGGTGCAGTATGGCAGCGCTAGAGCGAGTGTGGACCTCGGCGCAGGTCCTGTCACCCTTCGCGTCGCCGACTTTGCATGAGCCATGGCTGTCCCCTCCACGGTCGCTGCATGGACGTGTATGATAACAATGACATAGAGCAAGGGTCCTCCAATATGATACAGATGTGTGGGAGGTTAGGTCAACAGACACCGCGCATGTTGAAAGCGAGATGCAGGGATTATAACTGACGGGGAGAAGCGTAGTTGCCTAGGCCTTTTCGAGGTTGTTCTCGTCCGACTCTTCGGCTGGTCGCGTGTCGAGAGGGAACTCGACCATCTCGGCTGGGCCAAAGTAGTGGCGACGCGCAAAGACAAGATACCagacggcgccgagaagcATGACACCGATCGTGATGGGACCGGCGTAGTTCATAGTCTCCTTGGTGACGGGGTACACGGCCGGGATTGAGAGGATGACGCACTCGAACACGATGTAGATGACAGCGACCCAGTTGATTACCTTGCTGAGCCAGCCATCGCCCATGTAGAATGGCCCGGGCTTGAAGTCGACGCCCTCATGGCCGGCAAAGATCATGCGGAAGAAGATGGGCAAGCCGTACGACAGGTCAAGGGCGACTGTGGCCAGGGAGAAGACTGCTTCGGCTGCGATGGGGCTCGCAAAGTCGAGGCAGCCGAGAGCCACGGACAGAATAACAACACACCACACAGCGTTGATAGGTGTCTTGGTGTACGGGTTGATCTTGCCCaggagcttgccgtcggGAAGGCCGTGGTCACGGCTGAAGGCAAAGAGTGCGCGGGCGTTGGCTGGGGTCAGACGTGCTCAGGAAGCGGGGCACTCACCCTGAAGACCAGTCTGGAGAGTGAAGAACGAGATGAGAATGGTGAACGACCACACAACGAGTGCGCCGGGACGTCCGAGACGGAGGATAAGGATGGCGAGGTAGGCATTGCCCGTCGAGCCTGGGAGGTCGGCCAGCGGACCAGAAACCAAGACCATGACGATGCTGGGCGAGTTAGCGGAGGTTGTCGGCTGGCTGACTCACTTGAGAATCCAGCCCAGGAGACCAGTGCTGATGACAGCAAGGAAGATTGCGACCGGCGCAGCAATGGCAGCACGCTTGACTTCCTCGGTGATATGCGCCGTGGCATCGTATCTGGGAGGGCGTGAGATGTGACTCCGTAAAACTTGCTTACCCAGTCATGGTCCACTGCACCGACaacaggccgaggaggaaggacaGCCCCGTGTTGGCCCAGCCGCTCTGGTTCTCGAGGTAGGTGAAACTGTACTTTGCTGTGTGGATCTCGTGGCGAGGCGTCTTGGCGAGGACCGCAATGACGGTGCATAGCAGCACACCGATGTTAACTGGGATCAGCAGGTGTCGGCAGCGCAAGCTCACTAAAGGCAAAGTACTGAGTGACGAACGCCAGTTGCTTCGTTCTCAACGAGTTGAAGAGTCCGTGGATGAAGAGCAAGCCGACAAACAGGCCGACAACCTGGCCGGCACTCGGGTCGTAACCTGCCTCTCCCCGGGACGCGCCGTACGCCGCCCAGATCATCTGCGCAAGGCCAAACTctgtcgaggccgcgccggcaaTGTTGCCCAGGACGTTCATCCAGCCAATGATGTAGCCGACCCAGATTCGGTGCTTGGGTGGGACGAGAcgtgccgaggccgtgtAGCTTGGGGGGGCGTTAgtacgtcgtcgccaccgctcCCTGCTCACAGTGCGCCGGAGGTGGGGTAGGCCGAAACAAGCTCGGCAACTGCCGTTCCGATGAAGCACGAGAAGAAGGCACCGATGAGCCAACACCAGATGACGCTGGCCGGGCCACCTGTGAGCATGGGCGTCGAGAACGTCACCGCGATGGACGATGAGACGCCCATGATGGAGAAAGCGAACGAGAACGTCGCAATGTTGCCAAACTCGCGGATAAACTCTTGCTGCATGGTGTCAGCACGCCCAAGGGAGACACCACACCGCGAGGCAGACCTATCGACTATGCAGTGTGCGgtgtcgcgcggcgtgctctcgCCTCActctcctcctcatcgcaGCCGTAACTGGGATTAGAGCCCCGGCTCTaggcggcgcgggccgcgTACGCACCTTGTATCCCTGCTTCTCAAGCTCGATGCGGTCCTCATAGTCGGAGGACGCCTCGGAAGTCGGGGCCGGCACGACAGTGTCGCTGGGCTTGGCGACCGAGAGCCGTCTGTTGATGGCGGCGAAGGACATGGCGGAGGGTGAAGATGTGGTGGAGTCGGCCACAACACAAGGGTGCTAAGCAGACCAAGTGTTTGAGATTGTCTCGGGGTTCAGTGAGGAGGGCAGTAGAGAGAGTGTGGGGGGTAAAGAGTGAGGGACGGCAAGGACCTCTTGTCTTGCGCAAGACGTCCAAGCTGTGGGGTAAGTAAACGAATGTGATGTCCCAGGAGGAGGGATGGGAAGGCGTGTGGTCACCAGGTCCTTGCATCGCACGTATCGGCTGTTTCGAACACACAGTTGTCGCATGAAAAAGTGGATAAAAATAAACCAACGCAGACGTCACAGAGCTTGTCAGGAGTGATGGACGGGCAGGTTAGGGGCTGGCGCATCAACACGCAGCGCAGGCTGGGTGGggctctcgccgccgcgcatgCGCAATATCACTGGTCAGGAGTGCCAGGGGTTACCGGTTAGCTCGTTGCCAGAGTGCCGTGGGAACAATGGTCCAACGAGCAAACAGGCTAAGAAGCGGAACAGTTGGTGTCGTCAAGCAAGCGCGATTGTGTTCGCACTTGGAACTGCCTACTTTTCGCGTTGATGCATTGTTGTTTGGTGCAGAGTTCAGGTCACATGACGGGCAAGGGACATCAAACTTGTCAGTACCTCGCTTGTTTGCCGCCAGTCAAATCGAGGAGAGGCAGGCAGCTTCGGCAAGACAGTCTAGCCGGTGACCATGTGCCCAAATGCGGGGCTCCTGCCGAAGAAACACCACCTGGCGCTCGAGTGTCCACACGCGAGCGACATCCGACTAATGGAGTACAATGCTTACACTAGGTGATCCCGAGAGGTGTCACGACTAACGGGCAAAGGGCAGGCGGTGTACCTTGGCCCCAACTTCACACTCAGCTTGGACGACTGCTAACCGCCGGCATAAACCCCATCACAGCCCACACCAACATTCCCATCGCGGGTGGCCACTTGTCGTGCGTATCTCAACACACAGCGTTGGGATCGTCCCAGCCTGCCTGCGGATCAGCCAGTCGATCAGGTCAGCTTCCAGCAAGCTTGAAATAGAACGCCAAGTGGAGAATCAGGGGGTTTGACACCGTGAGCAGCGATCCGCGCACCACGCCATCTTCGCACAATTAGACGAGTGGCAGGGCGCTCGAGGTGGCCCGAGCTACGACGCGTGGGGAGATTCCAGACCTTGTGCCTCGTTCACGGAGCTTGAGTGAGCCCCAGACGATCCCCGGGCACAATCGGCTCGATGGGAGGTCATCAACTCGTTGCTGCTCCATGGCAAGCGTGGCCTCATGGAAACAAGGGGAGGGGGACCGTTCGGTGGTCGCTGTTCGGTGACTGCTCGGCTCCGGCTCCCCTCGGCTCTCTTCTGATAATTATTTGACCATAACTACCGCGGAAATGGTATTAGACCCAGGCGGGGCCATTTGGAGAGAACAATGGCCTTGAAGACTGGCGCAGAGGTTCATTGTGGCCACAACAGGTGCGCACTGCCACCCTTAGCTACGTCTAGTCTCACGCCGGGCTTCTCATTGACCCATATTTCTCCAAGCGGTTCTCAAAGTATCCCTACACCACGTACCGGCTTCTTGAGCCTCACCAGCTTCGGACAGCCGTGGAGCATGGATATTCAACGTCAGCCAGCCCCACCAAAAccgcggctggcgctggcggatCGGCCGAGTTTGAGTTGTTGAAATCATCCACGTGTAAAACCACATGGGAATCGCGTGGTCCAAATTTCCTCAGGTGATTTTTGGGATCCAACTTCCCTGCCGTCCCTGCACTTCGCTTCACTGTCAACTTCGCCAGAAGGGTCTTCATCTCAGGCAAGCTATGAACAGGGTCCACCGCAGATCCTGGAGAGGTGGGCAGGTCCGTCTACCGCCGACAGAGGCGTTGGAAAACACCTCGGAGTCCGTGAATCTCGGGGACGGCAACGGTGGCCTTGGCATTGGCCATGGGCTGTGCATGTGCGGTGTCCAGCCGCTGGAAGGGTCCGAGCACGCATCGGATcactcctcctcgtcctcctcgtcttgcGGGTCGGCCAGGCTCAGCGCGGCGAAGAAGCTGGCGTTGTTGGCTTTGATAAAGTCGTCGAGAatgtcctcgccctcatcgtccttgtcctccaCCACGTCCTCGTCTGGTCCTGATGTAACGAGGTGGGGTGGGACATCTCCATGATCGCCCATCTCTTCCTCACCCTCGCTTGCTGTGGCATCACCATGCCACTCGCCGAGGCAgatgccctcgccgccacgtATAGGCATGGAACCAGGCGGCCAGAAGCCCCAGCGAACTCGaccgtcagcgagcgcgcgcattATGCCGTCTGCCGCGCGGTTCGAGTCTGGGCGTGCTGATCGGGCAGTCACTGCCAAAATCAGCTGGGGCATCGCGGGTTGCACACTCACCGAACCCGCGGTCCAGCGCCCGACGGTCCATGATCTCGCCGGCGGTCCAGCGCGGGCCCTTGGGCTCAGGTGCGGCGACTACCATGCCCTTGCGCCAGGTGCGCTTGGCAGACATCTGGTCGATCTGTGGCTCGGGTGGCGGGAGGCGGAACACGCGCTCGAGAGGCAGGTACCGCGCAGCGAACGAGATGCAGGCTGGGAGTGAAGGAATCTGGGCGATGGACAGgactggggtgtcagcggcgggTGGATACGGTGTACGTCATGCCACTCACTCCCCGACATGGCCTGTAGTTCCATTGGCACCAGACTAGGGCACACCAGACCCGGACAGTCGACGATGCGCACCTCGCGCCGGGCGCCCCAAAGCATAGTCTGCCAGTGCTTTGTCTTGCCTGGTGTCCGACTGGCATGGACGCGGGTGGTACCGAGGAGAGCATTGAGGAGAGACGACTTGCCGACGTTTGGCTgaccgacgaggccgatggTCAGGGGCTCGGTGATAGCACCGTTCTGGTATGTTGCCTCCTGCTCGTGCCCCTCCGACTCGAGGTGTACCTCGGCAGCTCCCTCGAGCTCTGACCAGTTCACAGTCTCTCGGACTTCGGGGTGCCACGCCGCTGTCTTCTCGATCTTGGAGGCGGTCGACGGTGGTACTCGAAGCCGCTCGTGCGCGGTCTTGAGTGCGCAGATGAGGGCGTTACGCGACTCCGCTGGGATGAGGGGCTTGTGACGACCGTCACCGTACAGCAACTCGGTGTCATAGCTACTGACCGAGACGACCTGAACCGGGTCATCGTTCTGCCCCTCGTTGTCGGTGGACCACCATCCGGTCAACCACTGCTTCCAGCCCTCCAGTGCGGCCGGGTCGACAAGGTCAGCCTTGGTGAGCACGAGTATGATCTCCCGCTTTGGTCGGTGCGAGCGGAGATATGATCGCAGGCTGGGCGGGCAGTGGACAGGTGGGCAACGTGCGTCGATCAGGAGTAGGACAATGGAGGAGGCTTCGACCACGCGCCAGCTGGTTGTCAGCAGACTGCCTTTGCGTGCACTTACAGTTGACGCCAAACTTCGAGGTTGGTTTCGAAGCGACTGGGGCTGTGTATTGTGCTCCCAGCGGCTCCGTCCTCCTCACGGTCGTCGTTGACCCAGGCATCGACAGTGGCTCGGGAACCGGCAAGCCACTTGCGGAACACACCCTCCTCGTTttcctcaacctcgcgctTGCTCTGGCCAAAGCGGAAGCCTGGGCGCGACGGCACAGTGAGTTTGCGCGCAGCGGGGttgtcgacaagctcgagcggGAACACCGCTGTCGAATCTGGGAGTGggcgctgcagctcgtcggcccaAGCAGCGTTCTGTGTACGCTCGGCATAGTCGCGCGGTACTGCCAAGAATGTGCTgtggagctcgagcacgtctTGTACTTCACTGCGTGCTGTTTTCGTCTTGTCGATCTTGGTTCGCCCGTTGCTCTTGGGCAGGTCGGCCTCTTCGGGCTCAAGGTCACCGCGCTTCATCGCCCTCTTGGTTTGGAGGTACTCTTTCTTCTGCTTTGCCGAGAAGGCTACGTGCCTTGGGCGCGCAGGGGAGGGCATCGTGGAGGGAGGGGTGTGTATCGAGGCCTTggtcttgttgttgttgcctgTTGTGGCCTTGTGTTTGTGTCTAGTGGTCTAGTCTATGAGAATGCAATGATCGTCCTCAGAGTTCTCTGTCGATGCTTTATATTCCCCTCTTGGCGGCCCACCCGCGATGCCAGACCGACGACTTGTCGAGCATTGTCTTTGCGTGGCACCACCCACATCGTCGTCTCGACAACTGCATCTGCCTCGGATCCGAGTGCTACGTCATAGAATCTCGGATCCGAAAACTCTCCATTAGGTTTGTGGCCAATTACAATTTCTTTTGTTGAGTGTAATTGTTTTGTATTCATCGAGGCCAACCTCGGTCACCATCGACTGTGTTGTTCATGgcctcgcctcctcctgcctTGACCTTGATGCCGGGGGCGCCTTGGCACCGCTGATTAGCTCGGGGCTGACAAGCAAGGGAGGAAGATCACACCGGCGGATTCACCACCCAGCACACTCCAGCACTCCGAGAACCCCCGAGCACACCCAGCACTGTCCATCGGCCCTCCGTGAGCGGCCAACCACTTCGACTCGCCGTGGGTTTGGCGGGCAAGGCATGGTATTGTCCACGCTGATGGCGCGGCTGCACCATCACAGGCCCACAGGCGGAACCAATGGCATGGCACATACGCCCTACCCATCTCCCTGCTACAGCCCAGAGAGAGTGTGTAAGAACGTATGCCGCTCGAGCCTGTGAGCCAACTCGGGCACCAGTGTGTCTGTCCTCGGTGGTCCCCCCCCGTATGAAACTATCCACTATCAAGTGCTATACGGCTCCACTCTGTGATAGGCTATCTACGCATGAGGTGCACGCTCCGGGGGTTGACAGGGCGTCGGTCATCGCGTACCGACTACATATCCTCAGGAAGCACCCGATACAAGACATCGAACCCCGAGATAGCGGGCGCATCATCAAGATCAACACCCAGGTGTGCCCCGTTATCGTCGAGTGGTTGATGGGGCGCGCGCAGACAAGCCGGATTGCGATCCACATTCATCAGTAAGTGGAGGACATCAGCGCCCTTCGGCCTTCGTGAAACGTCTCTGAACACGCGACCGCGACCACGCCCAGCACGTGACGCAAAAGACCTCGGTCCGACGGCCTCCGCCGTGCCCCCTGGATTCTTTACTGGCCAATGAGGGCGGTGGTCCCTGTGTAAGGATTCCTTTGTCCCTCGGCCCGACAGACACCGACTTGTGCTCTGCTGTTGCCCATAAACAAGCAAAATTCCCGTTCGCCCGCTCTTCTGGGCCTCAGGATTCCCGTTCTATCACCAATTTTCGCTTTGTGATGCAGGCAGGCTGCCCACGCGCACAGGAACAgaagccgccgccctcccccgCAGGCCACACCGGCAACACAGCCGGGTGGAGTGGAGGGATTGGTGGGGGCTCCTGACTACCACGCCATGGAGGTGGGCTGCTCCGGTGTCCGCCGCCCATCGTGCGCCTCGCCTTCACAGACAGAGAAGGGACCATCACTGTTGTGTTCTCCAACGCCCCGACAAACCATCTCTGACGGCCCCGCACCCGGCCCCGCCTCGCCATGTCTGACCATCCCAGCGCCGGCCAAGACGAAGGCGGCATCCCACCCCGTAGGTCTTGTTGTGATCTCGGCCTGCCTCTCCGGGAGGCCTGCCGATGGCGGCACATGCTAACACTGCCGTTCCTCACTGCCGACCGCCGCTGCCATGTTCCATGCTACCCAGGTGCCTGCGTGAGTCATACGAACGTGGTCACCGTGGCGTGCTGACCATTGCCTGCAGGATGCCTGTCGAAAGGTCCGTTAACCTCAACGTCACCTTTGGAGTTCTTCTGACATGGTTGCAGATGAAGATCCGATGCGAAGGCAAGGAAGATCCTCCATGCCGGAGGTGAGTGACATGACTCGGCATCCTGGCACAGCTGATGCGGCCAAGATGTCGGAATTTTCGCCTGGAGTGCACATTCACCCAGAGCAAGGGTCggggggacgacgacgagggcgagcaagCTCGGAGGTGAGCATACGCCCAACACCCAAGCCCTTTCCTTGGAACGTGCGCTCACCAGTGTCACCAAGACGTATTGCGTCACTCGAAGGAGAAGTAACCGGTATCAGTCATACGGTCACCGGTATCAACCAGAAGCTCGAAGACCTAGGCGTGTTACTGCAGCGGTTGGCCGGCGGGGCAGTCGGTGGCGGACTGCCCCGGATGCATCAGCACAGCAGCCCAGCAATGCCACACCACGGAGGGCACCTCGGGTATGGTGGCCCGATGGACGAAGTGTCCCCCGCACACACGCATTCGACAACCCACCCCACGCCACCGACGGCTCGGGATCGTGAGTGAACCAAGCCTGAGCCGTTGCTGATAACCCAGTGGCAATTGATGCCATTACGGGTCCTATGTCCAATTCGCCGTCTCAccacccctcgtcgtccgcctcaCATCACTACACGCTCGTTGGTCGCTCACCTGCAGCCATGAATCCACCATGGACCGGGAGCGTGCCTCCAGAGGCTGTATCGCGAGCCATACCCGGACGCACACACGGGGGAGAGTGGGCCA
It contains:
- the FUC95A_1 gene encoding Alpha-L-fucosidase 2; the encoded protein is MTRQHLAHSGPASQWLEALPLGNGSLGAMVFGGPLRERIALNEATLWSGSPRNEREAAIPAEVAQPAISDARKATLERRFADATAAVQKLQSRYSQCFLPLGDLELELKTGDGDKVADYARALDLDRGLHTASYTLNGAKVRWTTLVSHPDNVLQVVIESDVAVDISASFKSQLRSVDLVEASTPRRLVRAVRAPSDCPPPHEPEEGVTWSNAPGDAMRAAVVVGWTHDGQDGEGMSATDVRSLTLVLAAATTFNGARELPWSDPASAIAAAAARVDAGLAAGAAAVTSRHETDYSALFSRVTLSLPGRALDSTLFDYGRYLLIAGSRGPIPMTLQGLWNHHLRAPWSSNYTTNINLQMNYWGAHAASLPETADTLFDFIDDLAAAGSETARRLYGANGWVAHHNADIWAYTSPVGLGRASPQWAFWPFAGAWLCFALVEHVRHGASPEFVKTRALPAIRGAMSFLLDWVVVVDGVATTAPSTSPENTFIPDGSEQSFAVGRSSTCDLALTAELGQALLDLTAAVGLPDDEVTMSTRKLLPTIPKAVAGRDGLVPEWADDDPQAEPLHRHISHLVGLYPGTTLREPEQLKAAAASLDDRGDDSTGWSLVWKLAARARLRDNAAVDRLLELIFRDADMEEGDEDFEQRGGLYPNLFSAHPPFQIDGNLGYVAGVAEVLVQSHEDGIIVLAAALPAAWPSGSVKGLVARPGVTVDLAWEAGKLVEASLSAQSDAARRQLQVQYGSARASVDLGAGPVTLRVADFA
- the SPBC15C4.04c_1 gene encoding putative amino-acid permeasec; this translates as MSFAAINRRLSVAKPSDTVVPAPTSEASSDYEDRIELEKQGYKQEFIREFGNIATFSFAFSIMGVSSSIAVTFSTPMLTGGPASVIWCWLIGAFFSCFIGTAVAELVSAYPTSGALYTASARLVPPKHRIWVGYIIGWMNVLGNIAGAASTEFGLAQMIWAAYGASRGEAGYDPSAGQVVGLFVGLLFIHGLFNSLRTKQLAFVTQYFAFINIGVLLCTVIAVLAKTPRHEIHTAKYSFTYLENQSGWANTGLSFLLGLLSVQWTMTGYDATAHITEEVKRAAIAAPVAIFLAVISTGLLGWILNIVMVLVSGPLADLPGSTGNAYLAILILRLGRPGALVVWSFTILISFFTLQTGLQANARALFAFSRDHGLPDGKLLGKINPYTKTPINAVWCVVILSVALGCLDFASPIAAEAVFSLATVALDLSYGLPIFFRMIFAGHEGVDFKPGPFYMGDGWLSKVINWVAVIYIVFECVILSIPAVYPVTKETMNYAGPITIGVMLLGAVWYLVFARRHYFGPAEMVEFPLDTRPAEESDENNLEKA
- the MAL31_3 gene encoding Maltose permease MAL31, which translates into the protein MPKSSTGVTDAPPPAAHFADDKVQAESERVEQLILQAEQATRSQHKMTLIQGLRQYPKACFWSMMISVAVVMEAFDMVLTGNFYAYPSFRKRFGQMHIDKNGEVDYQIPARWMAGLGNAAGCTAIVGVILNGWIAERFGYRRTMLVTLVWMCGVFFLFFFANSLGMLLAAQFLVGFAWGIFQTLTTTYAAEVAPLPLRGILTTSPPSHRRLGLAYPWVWPIPLILTAIFAPESPWWLVRRGRPEEARLSLKRLYSGDQEEEVNNALAMIEHTIAMERQATSGASYKELFRGTNLRRTEIVCGAWAVQQMCGSSLMGSATYFLEQAGFSPENAFSMTMGQYAINTGGTFISWVLIGMGIGRRSMYLYGCIWMCAVLLIIGGVSTLNTTASSWAVGCMLLIWSVCYQFTVGTVCYSLVAELPSRRLAIKTINLGRGFYNVVGVINGSYSSYMLNPTAWNWGGKTAFYWAGMCGLCIVWIYFRLPEPKGLTFHELNARFVAKVPARKFQSVDIDVFERNDTTIAAFSAKQKKEYLQTKRAMKRGDLEPEEADLPKSNGRTKIDKTKTARSEVQDVLELHSTFLAVPRDYAERTQNAAWADELQRPLPDSTAVFPLELVDNPAARKLTVPSRPGFRFGQSKREVEENEEGVFRKWLAGSRATVDAWVNDDREEDGAAGSTIHSPSRFETNLEVWRQLWRVVEASSIVLLLIDARCPPVHCPPSLRSYLRSHRPKREIILVLTKADLVDPAALEGWKQWLTGWWSTDNEGQNDDPVQVVSVSSYDTELLYGDGRHKPLIPAESRNALICALKTAHERLRVPPSTASKIEKTAAWHPEVRETVNWSELEGAAEVHLESEGHEQEATYQNGAITEPLTIGLVGQPNVGKSSLLNALLGTTRVHASRTPGKTKHWQTMLWGARREVRIVDCPGLVCPSLVPMELQAMSGILSIAQIPSLPACISFAARYLPLERVFRLPPPEPQIDQMSAKRTWRKGMVVAAPEPKGPRWTAGEIMDRRALDRGFDSNRAADGIMRALADGRVRWGFWPPGSMPIRGGEGICLGEWHGDATASEGEEEMGDHGDVPPHLVTSGPDEDVVEDKDDEGEDILDDFIKANNASFFAALSLADPQDEEDEEE